A window of Dorea formicigenerans contains these coding sequences:
- the rnr gene encoding ribonuclease R: MSDKTFEKRKKIIYDFICDDMYVPMKFKEMAMVLQVNKEQRDELRQVLESLEEEGKICLSKRGKYCKGEAKRLQGTYRANQRGFGFVIIPEEDQDIFIGEDDAGGALDGDTVEVIITKASDRDGKRREGKIVKIVERGLTTVVGLYQKKGNKSYGFVIPDNQRILQDIFIPEGKSKEAVDGHKVVVELTSYGEKGRSPEGRIVEIIGHVNDPGTDIMSIIKGYDLPVEFPEKVLNQAERVSKPVSEADMQGRKDIRDWQMVTIDGEDAKDLDDAVSVVKDGENYILGVHIADVTNYVQENSALDREALKRGTSVYLADRVIPMLPHTLSNGICSLNAGEDRLALSCIMTVDPKGMVIDHEIAETVIHVDRRMSYTSVAKILEDEDLAEMQEYEELVPMFQRMLELSKILRARRKQRGSIDFDFPETKMILDENGHPIDIKPYDRNVATKIIEDFMLLANETVAEDYYWQEMPFVYRVHEAPDDEKIRALATFINNFGFSMHIGANEVRPKEIQKLLGKVEGTPQEALISRLALCSMKQARYTPENSGHFGLAANYYTHFTSPIRRYPDLQIHRIIKDNLRGRMNGERMEHYRKILEEVTKHASETERRADEAERETVKLKKVEYMSDRIGNVYTGVISSVTKWGMYVELPNTIEGLIHVANMRDDHYNYDESRYEMVGERTGKVYKLGQEVRVRVADTDRLMRTIDFVIAKERDEENGEDEW, encoded by the coding sequence ATGAGCGATAAGACATTTGAGAAAAGAAAGAAAATTATATATGATTTTATCTGTGATGATATGTATGTGCCAATGAAGTTCAAAGAGATGGCTATGGTCCTGCAGGTGAATAAGGAGCAGCGGGATGAGCTTCGTCAGGTGCTGGAATCATTGGAAGAGGAAGGTAAGATCTGTCTCAGTAAGCGTGGGAAGTACTGTAAAGGTGAGGCGAAGCGTCTTCAGGGAACTTACCGTGCGAATCAGAGAGGGTTTGGTTTTGTTATCATTCCTGAGGAGGATCAGGATATTTTTATCGGGGAGGATGATGCCGGCGGAGCGCTGGATGGTGATACGGTAGAAGTGATTATTACAAAAGCTTCTGACCGTGATGGAAAGCGCCGGGAAGGTAAGATTGTAAAGATTGTGGAGCGTGGTCTTACAACAGTTGTCGGTCTTTATCAGAAGAAGGGCAACAAGAGTTATGGCTTTGTCATTCCGGATAACCAGAGAATTCTTCAGGACATTTTTATTCCAGAGGGTAAGTCAAAAGAGGCTGTAGACGGGCATAAAGTTGTAGTTGAACTGACTTCTTACGGTGAGAAAGGCAGAAGTCCGGAAGGAAGGATTGTAGAGATTATCGGTCATGTCAATGATCCGGGAACAGATATTATGTCTATTATAAAAGGATATGATCTTCCGGTAGAATTCCCAGAGAAGGTGCTGAATCAGGCAGAGCGTGTATCAAAGCCGGTCAGTGAGGCAGACATGCAGGGAAGAAAAGACATCCGTGACTGGCAGATGGTCACCATTGATGGCGAGGATGCGAAGGATCTTGATGATGCCGTGTCTGTTGTGAAAGATGGTGAAAATTATATTCTTGGTGTGCATATTGCGGATGTTACGAACTATGTACAAGAGAATAGTGCGCTGGATCGGGAAGCGCTGAAGCGTGGAACAAGTGTATATCTGGCAGACCGTGTTATTCCGATGCTGCCACATACATTGTCTAACGGAATCTGTTCGTTAAATGCCGGAGAAGACCGTCTGGCGCTTAGCTGTATTATGACAGTAGACCCGAAAGGAATGGTCATTGACCATGAGATTGCAGAGACGGTTATCCATGTGGACCGCCGTATGAGTTATACAAGTGTGGCGAAGATTCTGGAAGACGAGGATCTGGCAGAAATGCAGGAATACGAGGAACTGGTGCCGATGTTCCAGCGTATGCTGGAACTGTCAAAGATTCTGAGAGCCCGAAGAAAACAGAGAGGTTCCATTGATTTCGATTTTCCGGAAACGAAAATGATTCTTGATGAGAATGGTCATCCAATCGATATCAAACCTTATGACCGAAATGTTGCGACAAAGATTATCGAGGACTTTATGCTTCTGGCAAATGAGACTGTTGCAGAAGATTATTATTGGCAGGAGATGCCTTTTGTATACAGAGTACATGAGGCTCCAGATGATGAAAAAATCCGGGCGCTGGCAACATTTATTAATAATTTTGGATTCTCTATGCATATCGGGGCCAATGAAGTGCGTCCGAAAGAGATTCAGAAATTACTTGGAAAAGTAGAAGGAACACCGCAGGAAGCATTAATCAGCCGACTTGCACTGTGTTCTATGAAACAAGCCAGATATACGCCGGAGAACTCCGGACATTTTGGATTGGCAGCGAATTATTATACACATTTTACATCACCGATTCGTCGTTACCCGGATCTTCAGATTCATCGGATCATCAAAGATAACCTGCGGGGACGTATGAATGGTGAACGCATGGAACATTATCGCAAGATATTGGAAGAAGTGACGAAGCATGCCAGTGAGACAGAGCGGCGCGCTGACGAGGCGGAACGCGAGACTGTGAAGCTTAAGAAAGTAGAATATATGTCAGACCGTATTGGAAATGTTTACACAGGCGTAATCTCCAGTGTGACGAAATGGGGCATGTATGTGGAACTTCCGAATACGATCGAGGGTCTGATTCATGTTGCCAATATGCGTGATGATCATTATAATTACGATGAAAGCCGTTATGAGATGGTGGGCGAACGCACCGGAAAAGTCTACAAGCTTGGACAGGAAGTTCGTGTGAGAGTTGCTGATACAGACCGGTTGATGCGTACCATTGATTTTGTAATTGCGAAGGAGAGGGACGAAGAAAATGGCGAAGACGAATGGTAA
- the secG gene encoding preprotein translocase subunit SecG, with the protein MDILKIVLMILFAIDCIALTAIVLMQEGKSAGLGAISGIADTYWGQNKGRSMEGALVKSTKFLAILFVVLAAVLNLKVFA; encoded by the coding sequence ATGGATATTTTAAAAATTGTTCTTATGATTTTATTTGCAATAGATTGTATCGCATTGACAGCCATTGTACTGATGCAGGAAGGTAAGTCTGCAGGACTTGGAGCTATCAGCGGAATTGCTGATACTTATTGGGGTCAGAACAAAGGTCGTTCAATGGAAGGAGCACTTGTAAAGTCTACAAAGTTCCTTGCGATTCTGTTTGTTGTACTGGCAGCAGTGTTGAATTTGAAAGTATTTGCTTAA
- a CDS encoding TetR/AcrR family transcriptional regulator C-terminal domain-containing protein, giving the protein MERKGEMTKALLGQKFKELVVKKSFDKITIKMITDEAGVIRPTFYNYFRDKYEVMEWLLWEDVFSSATELVKMNMARSALEMIFKKIAADKEYYARVFEVKGQNSFEDMLYHNICNLVHVVVERNPIHIKEGEIISKETFLQYEAMTLVNGIKYWISKHRNEISAEEAVKFYEFLVSHSLIDIIGQDTIDKVIN; this is encoded by the coding sequence ATGGAACGCAAGGGCGAGATGACAAAAGCGCTTCTAGGGCAGAAATTCAAAGAATTGGTCGTGAAGAAATCTTTTGATAAGATTACGATTAAGATGATCACGGATGAAGCAGGGGTAATACGCCCGACATTCTACAATTACTTCCGGGATAAATATGAAGTAATGGAATGGCTTTTGTGGGAAGATGTATTTAGCAGTGCGACGGAACTTGTGAAGATGAATATGGCAAGGTCTGCATTGGAGATGATATTTAAAAAGATTGCTGCGGATAAAGAATATTATGCACGGGTCTTTGAAGTGAAGGGGCAGAATTCCTTTGAAGATATGCTATATCACAACATCTGTAATCTGGTGCATGTAGTCGTGGAGCGTAATCCGATACATATTAAAGAAGGAGAAATTATAAGCAAAGAGACATTTTTGCAGTATGAGGCTATGACCCTGGTCAATGGGATCAAGTATTGGATCTCAAAGCACAGGAATGAGATATCGGCAGAAGAAGCGGTAAAGTTTTATGAATTTTTAGTCAGTCATTCACTGATCGATATTATTGGACAGGACACTATAGACAAGGTAATTAATTAA
- a CDS encoding NAD(P)/FAD-dependent oxidoreductase produces MLYFLFTERWIRYMNKYDVIIIGAGPSGIFCAYELMRQKPDMKVLMIEKGRSIEKRQCPKRTTKVCVGCKPCSITTGFAGAGAFSDGKLSLSPDVGGTLPEILGYEKAEELIKEADNIYLKFGADEKVYGIDDYEAIERIRAKAIRANLKLIECPIRHLGTEEGYKIYTRLQEHLLASGVEIKFMTMVQDIIIEDGVAKGVVTDKEETYYADEIVSGIGREGSSWFEGICKNHGIKTQNGTVDVGVRVEVRDEIMKELNEKLYEAKLVYYTPTFDDKVRVFCTNPSGEVATEYYDNGLAVVNGHAYKSKDMKTKNTNFALLVSKNFTEPFKSPIEYGKHIAQLGNMLSDGKILLQRYGDFRRGRRTTAERLQRNNITPTLKDAVPGDLSLVFPHRIMVAIDEMIKALDKVTPGIASDETLLYGVEVKFYSNKVVVNDKFETNIKNLRVMGDGASITRGLQQASANGICVAREICKKMNV; encoded by the coding sequence ATGTTATACTTTTTATTCACAGAAAGGTGGATCAGATATATGAATAAATATGACGTAATTATTATAGGTGCAGGGCCTTCCGGTATTTTCTGTGCTTATGAATTAATGAGACAGAAACCGGATATGAAAGTATTAATGATTGAGAAGGGACGCTCTATCGAGAAGCGTCAGTGCCCGAAGCGCACGACAAAGGTCTGTGTAGGTTGTAAGCCATGCTCTATCACAACAGGATTTGCGGGAGCAGGCGCATTTTCCGATGGAAAGCTATCTCTGTCACCAGATGTAGGGGGAACTTTGCCGGAGATCCTTGGCTATGAGAAGGCGGAAGAACTGATCAAAGAAGCAGACAATATTTATCTGAAATTCGGGGCAGATGAGAAGGTCTATGGAATTGACGATTACGAAGCTATCGAGAGGATCCGGGCGAAAGCAATTCGTGCCAATCTCAAACTGATCGAATGTCCGATTCGCCATCTTGGAACTGAGGAAGGATATAAGATTTACACAAGACTGCAGGAACATTTGCTGGCTTCAGGTGTAGAGATCAAGTTCATGACTATGGTACAGGATATCATAATTGAGGATGGTGTGGCAAAGGGGGTCGTCACAGACAAAGAGGAAACTTACTATGCGGATGAGATCGTATCAGGTATCGGACGAGAAGGCTCAAGCTGGTTTGAAGGAATCTGTAAAAATCATGGTATTAAAACACAGAATGGTACTGTTGATGTAGGTGTCCGGGTAGAAGTCCGCGATGAGATCATGAAGGAACTCAATGAGAAGCTTTACGAGGCAAAACTTGTATACTATACACCAACATTTGATGATAAGGTACGCGTATTCTGCACGAACCCTTCCGGAGAAGTGGCAACAGAGTACTATGATAACGGACTTGCAGTTGTCAATGGTCATGCTTATAAGTCAAAAGACATGAAGACAAAGAATACGAATTTTGCACTCCTTGTATCTAAGAATTTTACGGAGCCTTTTAAGTCACCAATCGAATATGGTAAGCATATAGCCCAGCTTGGAAATATGTTAAGCGACGGCAAAATTTTGCTTCAGCGTTATGGTGATTTCAGAAGAGGACGAAGAACAACTGCAGAAAGATTACAGAGAAACAATATTACACCGACATTGAAAGATGCTGTGCCTGGAGATTTATCACTGGTATTCCCGCATCGTATCATGGTCGCGATAGATGAGATGATTAAGGCACTCGATAAAGTAACACCCGGAATTGCATCGGATGAGACTTTGCTTTACGGCGTGGAAGTAAAATTTTATTCGAATAAAGTCGTAGTGAACGATAAATTTGAGACAAATATCAAGAATCTGCGCGTCATGGGAGACGGAGCATCTATCACAAGAGGACTTCAGCAGGCATCTGCAAATGGTATCTGCGTGGCAAGGGAAATCTGCAAAAAGATGAACGTATAA
- a CDS encoding AAA family ATPase, with product MKKIDFPVGISDFSKIRENEYYYIDKTGLICEVLKNPGTEVTLITRPRRFGKTLGMSMLAEFFDIEKDSRKIFQGLEISNHEKLCHAWQNQRPTVFLTFKNVDGLSFDSAYGQLKYEIGRLYEEYAYLLDGEHISDNERQIYERIRKQAAGEVEVTRSLQLLLQLMNKYYGKQAILLLDEYDVPLAKASSHGYYEQMLEVIKAMMTTALKDNAALCFSIVTGCLRISKESIFTGTNNFVLDTITDARLDEYFGFTQKDVDKILSDAGVTEYAGQVKEWYDGYHFGECDVYCPWDVMNYFQELQHNPDAKPASYWKNTSDNAVIRSFIDHAGSNITEKFETLLGGGSIVQKVDEGITYDYLNSSEENLWSLLYLTGYLTKAKDDEYSGTLPEETYALKIPNVEIREIFETTIKRWFEDSAKIWDRKHLFDAVWEGDSEEITLEMSKLLRKTISYHDYREDFYHAFLAGIFAGAGYMVESNKEHGEGRSDVVVYDSMNARVAIFEAKYSKSREEMERDCNRAIEQINKKMYASEYEDDYDEILCYGISFFKKRCFVKRK from the coding sequence ATGAAAAAAATAGATTTCCCGGTCGGAATATCAGATTTTTCGAAGATACGAGAAAATGAATACTATTATATCGATAAAACGGGACTGATCTGTGAAGTATTGAAGAACCCTGGAACAGAAGTGACACTGATTACACGTCCGAGACGTTTTGGAAAGACACTTGGAATGAGTATGCTGGCTGAATTTTTTGATATAGAAAAAGACAGCAGAAAAATATTTCAAGGGTTGGAAATTTCCAATCATGAGAAATTGTGTCATGCATGGCAGAACCAGCGGCCGACTGTATTTCTCACATTTAAAAATGTAGATGGTTTAAGTTTTGACAGTGCTTATGGACAATTGAAATATGAAATTGGACGATTATATGAAGAATATGCATATCTTTTAGATGGCGAACATATAAGCGACAATGAGCGGCAGATATATGAGAGAATAAGAAAACAGGCAGCAGGAGAAGTGGAAGTGACAAGGTCATTACAGCTGCTCCTTCAGCTCATGAACAAATATTATGGGAAACAGGCAATTCTTTTATTAGATGAGTATGATGTTCCTTTGGCAAAAGCAAGCAGTCATGGGTATTATGAACAGATGCTGGAAGTTATCAAAGCGATGATGACGACCGCACTAAAAGATAATGCAGCACTTTGTTTTTCAATTGTGACTGGCTGCCTTCGAATCTCCAAAGAAAGCATTTTTACAGGAACAAATAACTTTGTTCTGGATACAATTACAGATGCAAGATTGGATGAATATTTCGGATTTACGCAGAAAGACGTTGATAAAATCTTAAGCGATGCAGGAGTTACAGAATATGCCGGACAGGTGAAAGAATGGTATGACGGTTATCATTTTGGCGAATGTGATGTATATTGTCCATGGGATGTAATGAATTATTTTCAGGAGCTTCAACATAATCCGGATGCAAAACCGGCAAGTTACTGGAAGAATACAAGTGATAATGCAGTAATCCGATCATTTATTGATCATGCAGGAAGCAATATCACAGAAAAGTTTGAAACACTTCTTGGCGGTGGAAGTATTGTTCAGAAGGTGGATGAAGGAATCACATATGATTATTTGAACTCATCAGAGGAGAATCTTTGGAGTCTTTTATATCTGACTGGATATCTGACAAAAGCAAAAGATGATGAATACAGCGGTACATTGCCAGAAGAAACATACGCACTCAAGATTCCAAATGTAGAAATCAGGGAGATATTTGAGACGACCATAAAAAGATGGTTTGAGGACAGTGCAAAAATCTGGGATAGAAAACATCTGTTTGATGCAGTGTGGGAAGGAGATAGTGAAGAAATCACTCTGGAAATGAGCAAACTTCTCCGAAAGACAATCAGTTATCATGATTACAGAGAAGATTTTTATCATGCATTTCTCGCAGGCATATTTGCCGGAGCCGGTTATATGGTGGAATCGAATAAAGAGCACGGCGAAGGACGCAGTGATGTTGTGGTCTATGATTCAATGAATGCCAGAGTTGCAATATTTGAAGCAAAGTATTCAAAAAGTCGTGAAGAAATGGAGCGGGATTGCAACCGGGCAATCGAGCAGATTAATAAAAAAATGTATGCGTCAGAATATGAAGATGATTATGATGAAATCTTGTGCTATGGAATTTCATTTTTCAAGAAAAGATGCTTTGTAAAAAGAAAATAA
- the glmM gene encoding phosphoglucosamine mutase yields MGKYFGTDGFRGEANVVLTVEHAFKVGRFLGWYYGQDHKAKVVIGKDTRRSSYMFEYALVAGLTASGANAYLLHVTTTPSVSYVTRTENFDCGIMISASHNPFYDNGIKVINGKGHKLEAEVEAKIEAYIDGEIDELPLAKKEDIGRTVDYAAGRNRYIGYLISLATRSFEDMKIGLDCSNGSAFMIAKSVYDALGAKTYVINCEPDGTNINTNCGSTHIEVLQQYVKENHLDVGFAYDGDADRCIAVDEKGNVIDGDLILYVCGKYLMENGRLNGDTIVTTVMSNLGLYKACDKIGMKYEKTAVGDKYVYENMCKNNFSLGGEQSGHIIFSKHATTGDGILTSLMIMEVILEKKMSLSRLAEPVKIYPQLLQNVRVADKKTARENPEVIKAVDNVAAELGDEGRILVRESGTEPVIRVMVEAATDELCAKYVAQVVDVMKAEGLAVE; encoded by the coding sequence ATGGGTAAATATTTTGGAACAGACGGTTTTCGTGGAGAGGCAAATGTAGTTTTAACAGTAGAGCACGCATTTAAAGTGGGACGTTTTCTTGGCTGGTATTACGGACAGGATCACAAAGCAAAGGTTGTAATCGGAAAAGATACAAGACGTAGCAGCTATATGTTTGAGTACGCGCTCGTTGCCGGACTGACTGCATCAGGAGCGAATGCATATCTTCTTCACGTAACAACAACACCGAGTGTTTCTTATGTGACAAGAACAGAAAACTTTGACTGTGGAATTATGATTTCTGCAAGCCATAATCCATTCTATGATAACGGAATTAAAGTGATCAATGGAAAAGGACACAAGCTGGAGGCAGAGGTAGAAGCTAAGATTGAAGCATATATCGATGGAGAGATTGACGAACTGCCGTTGGCAAAAAAAGAAGATATTGGTCGTACCGTTGATTACGCAGCAGGAAGAAACCGTTACATCGGATATCTGATTTCACTTGCAACAAGATCATTTGAGGATATGAAAATCGGACTTGACTGTTCTAACGGTAGTGCGTTTATGATTGCCAAGAGTGTCTATGATGCACTTGGAGCAAAGACTTATGTAATCAACTGTGAGCCGGACGGAACGAACATCAATACCAATTGTGGATCTACTCACATTGAAGTCCTGCAGCAGTATGTAAAAGAGAATCATCTGGATGTAGGATTCGCTTATGACGGAGATGCTGACAGATGCATTGCTGTCGATGAGAAAGGAAATGTGATCGACGGAGATTTGATCCTTTATGTTTGCGGAAAATATCTCATGGAGAATGGACGCCTGAATGGTGACACCATCGTTACAACTGTAATGTCAAACCTGGGACTTTATAAAGCATGTGACAAGATTGGCATGAAGTATGAAAAGACAGCAGTCGGAGATAAATATGTCTATGAAAATATGTGCAAGAATAACTTTTCTCTTGGAGGAGAGCAGTCCGGACATATTATTTTCAGCAAACATGCAACAACAGGTGATGGAATCCTGACTTCACTTATGATCATGGAAGTAATTCTGGAGAAGAAAATGAGCCTTTCCAGATTGGCAGAGCCTGTAAAGATCTATCCACAGCTTCTTCAGAATGTCCGTGTGGCAGATAAGAAGACAGCACGCGAGAATCCGGAGGTTATAAAGGCAGTTGACAATGTAGCAGCAGAACTTGGCGATGAGGGACGTATCCTTGTCCGCGAGAGTGGAACAGAACCTGTAATCCGTGTCATGGTAGAAGCTGCGACAGATGAACTGTGTGCAAAATATGTGGCACAGGTAGTCGATGTTATGAAAGCAGAAGGATTGGCAGTAGAGTAA
- the eno gene encoding phosphopyruvate hydratase has product MYKYLPITDVYAREILDSRGNPTIEVEVLAGDEFCGRASVPSGASTGQFEALELRDGEKRYAGLGVERAVDHVNAKIAPGIIGMNVFDQAALDTFLIGLDGTGDKSNLGANAMLGVSMATARAAATAIGLPLYSYLGGANAKRMPVPMMNIMNGGRHADNTIDIQEFMIMPVGAKNFKEGLRMCAEIYHSLKKLLKKEELSTAVGDEGGFAPNLPDAQAALAYIVRATEEAGYKAGTEVSLALDVAATELYDRSFKKYVFEGESKTKDYKVIRSSEELIDYYEGLIEQFPIVSIEDPLDEEDWDGWELLTTRLGLHTQLVGDDLFVTNTKRLKKGIEKEVANAILIKVNQIGTLTEALDTVEMAQKAGYRTIVSHRSGETADTLIADLAVAVGAGQIKTGAPCRSERVEKYNQLLRIEERLGDVAEYQNPFK; this is encoded by the coding sequence ATGTATAAATATCTGCCAATTACAGATGTATACGCAAGAGAAATATTAGATTCCCGCGGGAATCCGACGATAGAAGTGGAAGTGCTGGCAGGAGATGAATTTTGCGGACGGGCAAGTGTACCGTCGGGCGCTTCCACAGGTCAGTTTGAAGCATTGGAATTACGTGACGGGGAAAAAAGATACGCCGGGCTTGGTGTGGAACGGGCGGTAGATCATGTGAATGCAAAGATTGCACCTGGTATTATCGGAATGAACGTATTTGACCAGGCAGCTTTAGATACATTTCTTATAGGTTTAGATGGTACAGGGGATAAATCAAACTTGGGAGCCAATGCTATGTTAGGCGTTTCTATGGCAACAGCAAGGGCGGCGGCGACTGCGATAGGACTTCCACTCTATTCCTATCTTGGCGGGGCAAATGCAAAGCGTATGCCGGTTCCGATGATGAATATTATGAACGGTGGCAGACATGCCGACAACACCATTGATATTCAGGAATTTATGATTATGCCGGTAGGAGCGAAAAACTTTAAAGAAGGACTTCGTATGTGTGCAGAAATCTATCATTCTCTGAAAAAATTGTTGAAAAAAGAAGAATTATCCACCGCTGTTGGGGATGAAGGTGGATTTGCCCCGAACCTTCCGGATGCCCAGGCAGCACTTGCCTATATCGTGCGTGCAACGGAAGAAGCCGGATATAAGGCAGGTACGGAAGTGTCATTAGCACTTGATGTGGCGGCAACAGAACTTTATGATAGAAGCTTTAAGAAATATGTGTTCGAAGGGGAAAGTAAGACAAAAGATTACAAAGTCATTCGGTCATCAGAAGAACTGATCGATTATTATGAAGGGTTAATTGAACAGTTTCCAATTGTATCGATTGAAGATCCACTGGACGAAGAAGACTGGGATGGATGGGAGCTTCTGACAACAAGATTGGGATTGCACACACAGCTTGTTGGAGATGATCTGTTTGTGACAAACACAAAGAGATTAAAAAAAGGAATCGAAAAAGAAGTTGCCAATGCAATTCTCATAAAAGTGAATCAGATTGGAACACTGACAGAGGCACTGGATACGGTAGAGATGGCGCAGAAAGCCGGTTACAGAACGATTGTATCACACCGTTCCGGGGAAACAGCAGATACCTTGATAGCAGATCTTGCAGTAGCAGTAGGGGCAGGTCAGATTAAGACCGGAGCGCCATGTAGAAGCGAACGGGTAGAGAAATACAACCAGCTTCTACGGATAGAAGAACGGCTCGGAGATGTGGCAGAATATCAGAATCCATTCAAATAA